The Bdellovibrio sp. ZAP7 DNA segment CGAATTCTCGGAAAAGAACCGTATCAAACAAAATAAAATCACAGCTCCCCGTGGTTTGATGCTCGACCGTGAAGGAAAAGTTCTGGTGGAAAATCTGCCCGGCTTTGAAGTTTTGCTGACGCCTCAATATATCGAGGATCTGCAATCTTTGGCGGGAACTATCGGCCCGATCCTGGGTATGGATGCCGACAAAGTCGTTCAAAAAGTTCAAAAGAGCCGCAAACAAAATGGTCCTTTCGCGCAAATTCGTTTGAAAGAGAACTTAAGCCGCGAGGAAGTGTTCCGTTTGAAACGCGTGCGCCTGGACACTCCAGGACTTGAGATCCGTGAATCTATTGTTCGTTATTACCCGCTGAAAGAAAACGGCGCTCAGCTGTTTGGTTATGTGGGCGAGATCTCGAAACGTCAGATTCCAATCTTTAATGATCTCTATAAGAACTTCTTGAAGTTCGACCAAGGTGACATCGTTGGTAAGAGTGGCTTGGAAGAAACTTTGGAACGTGACATCCGCGGGACCGATGGTATCTCTTTCATCCAGGTCGATGCCCATGGTCGTGAGGCAGTGACACAAACTCCGAATATTTACGGCGAGCAAATCCGCGATCAAGTTCCAGTGCATGGAAACAATGCGGTTCTAACGATTGACCGTGATATTCAAGAAGCCGCCTACAAAGCGTTCAACGTCACTGGCGTTGATAACCGTGGTCACATCGGTGGTATCATGGTTATGAAAACCAACGGTGAAGTTTTGGCGTGGGTTTCTGCTCCATCTTTTGACCCGAATGAGTTTTCGACGGGTATTTCCCCGCAAACTTGGTCTCGCTTGATCAACGATCCGTTCAAACCGCTTCGTAATAAGATCATTCAAGATCACAACCCGCCGGGCTCTACATTTAAACCTTTGGTGGCCGTTGCGGCTTTGAGTGAAAAAGTCATCACTCCAACAACAATCGTTGCCGCTCCGGGTGTATTCTTCTTTGGTCGTCGTCCTTACCATGATGCTTTGAAACAAGGTCACGGTAACATCACGATCTATCAAGCGATCGAAGAGTCTTCGAACGTGTTCTTCTATAAAATGGGTATCGCCTTGGGTGTTGATAAGATGTTTGATTACATCAACCCTATGGGTATCGGTCAGAAAACTGGCATAGAGCTTTCCCGTGAAGTGGCTGGTATCATGCCGAACTCTGCGTGGAAGAAGGCCACCGTTGGTGAAGAATGGCAACCGGGTGAGAACTTAAGTACAGCGATCGGTCAGGGTTTTGTAACTGTGACTCCGATCTCGATGGCGGTTGCTTACAACGCGATTGCCACTGAAGGTAAAGTGGTTAAACCATTCATCATCCGCAAAGTTTTGGATCAGGATGGAAAAGTTTTGCGCGAAAACTTTCCGCAAGTGGTTCGCGATCTGCAACAACCGCAACCAAATGGTATCAAAATCACGCCTGAAACCTTTAAAGTCGTAAAAGAAGGTATGCGTCTGGTAGCCAACGGTAATAAGGGTACGGCCCGTTACTGGAAAGTTCCCGGCGTTGAGTTCGCAGGTAAAACCGGTACCGCACAGGTTATGGGTTTCTCCGCGGATCAA contains these protein-coding regions:
- the mrdA gene encoding penicillin-binding protein 2, with translation MSTYVSNPDEAKEYQSRYRLFYILIAFTFSIFTMRLWYLQIISGNELREFSEKNRIKQNKITAPRGLMLDREGKVLVENLPGFEVLLTPQYIEDLQSLAGTIGPILGMDADKVVQKVQKSRKQNGPFAQIRLKENLSREEVFRLKRVRLDTPGLEIRESIVRYYPLKENGAQLFGYVGEISKRQIPIFNDLYKNFLKFDQGDIVGKSGLEETLERDIRGTDGISFIQVDAHGREAVTQTPNIYGEQIRDQVPVHGNNAVLTIDRDIQEAAYKAFNVTGVDNRGHIGGIMVMKTNGEVLAWVSAPSFDPNEFSTGISPQTWSRLINDPFKPLRNKIIQDHNPPGSTFKPLVAVAALSEKVITPTTIVAAPGVFFFGRRPYHDALKQGHGNITIYQAIEESSNVFFYKMGIALGVDKMFDYINPMGIGQKTGIELSREVAGIMPNSAWKKATVGEEWQPGENLSTAIGQGFVTVTPISMAVAYNAIATEGKVVKPFIIRKVLDQDGKVLRENFPQVVRDLQQPQPNGIKITPETFKVVKEGMRLVANGNKGTARYWKVPGVEFAGKTGTAQVMGFSADQIHASCTARPIHMRHHGWFVSYAPAENPEIVIAILAEHSCHGNTGGVPIARDIYNTYFQKYHPEVIANAIKNKGVKKKVEAAATSEGE